The Fibrobacter succinogenes genome includes a window with the following:
- a CDS encoding phosphoglycerate dehydrogenase, translated as MATIKTMNNISKKGLSLFGSFYQVSDSIENPDAILVRSAQVDTDNFDGLLAVARAGAGVNNITIDKASAKGICVFNTPGANANAVAELVMTVLGMAVRNADKAAAWVKGLDVNDPDLAKTVESGKKKFAGMELAGKTLGVVGLGKIGVLVANYARWKNMRVIAYEPYPNANNMHELSNKVEIADLDTVIANSDFLTVHVPFIKGVTENLLNKKNLAQFKGSYIMNFARGGIVEMDPVNEMLASGSLQGYLCDFPTAELIKNDKVTCFPHLGASTEEAEENCAVMAVEELKDYIEYGCVRNSVNFPALVDHPHAGIKSRVVVINQDVPNMISEITKVFGAEGVNIASFSNKSNGKIGYNLVDVESKVDDSIIEKLGKLDKVIKVRVIHF; from the coding sequence ATGGCAACTATTAAGACGATGAACAACATTTCCAAGAAAGGCTTGAGCCTGTTTGGCTCGTTCTATCAGGTTTCCGATTCTATCGAAAATCCGGATGCTATCTTGGTGCGTTCTGCTCAGGTTGATACCGATAACTTTGATGGCCTTTTGGCTGTCGCTCGCGCTGGTGCAGGCGTGAACAACATTACGATTGACAAGGCTTCTGCAAAGGGCATCTGCGTGTTCAACACTCCGGGTGCAAACGCAAACGCTGTTGCTGAACTCGTGATGACCGTGCTTGGCATGGCTGTTCGTAACGCTGACAAGGCTGCTGCTTGGGTCAAGGGTCTCGATGTGAATGATCCGGATCTCGCAAAGACGGTCGAAAGCGGCAAGAAAAAGTTCGCTGGTATGGAACTTGCCGGCAAGACTCTCGGTGTTGTTGGCCTTGGCAAGATCGGTGTGCTCGTTGCTAACTATGCTCGTTGGAAGAACATGCGCGTAATCGCTTACGAACCGTATCCGAACGCAAACAACATGCATGAACTTTCTAACAAGGTTGAAATTGCAGACCTCGACACCGTGATTGCAAATTCTGACTTCCTCACGGTTCACGTTCCGTTCATCAAGGGCGTTACCGAAAACCTCCTCAACAAGAAGAACCTCGCTCAGTTCAAGGGTTCCTACATCATGAATTTTGCTCGTGGTGGCATTGTTGAAATGGATCCGGTTAACGAAATGCTCGCTTCTGGTTCTCTCCAGGGCTACCTCTGCGATTTCCCGACTGCAGAACTCATCAAGAACGACAAGGTCACTTGCTTCCCGCACCTCGGCGCATCTACTGAAGAAGCCGAAGAAAACTGCGCTGTGATGGCAGTTGAAGAATTGAAGGACTACATCGAATACGGTTGCGTCCGCAATTCCGTGAACTTCCCAGCTCTCGTCGATCATCCGCATGCTGGCATCAAGAGCCGCGTTGTCGTGATCAACCAGGACGTTCCGAATATGATTTCTGAAATCACGAAGGTGTTCGGTGCCGAAGGCGTGAACATTGCTTCTTTCAGCAATAAGAGCAATGGCAAGATCGGTTACAACCTCGTTGACGTTGAAAGCAAGGTCGATGATTCTATCATTGAAAAACTCGGCAAGCTCGACAAAGTCATCAAGGTCCGCGTG